AAAATACAAGCTAACGGATCAGCTACAACCACTTTTGTTTCTATCTCTTCTGCCTCTTCAAGACCTGATAAGCTGCCGGTACGTGATATTTACCCACAAACCGAATACAACCTGAATCCCAATACACCACAGATCAATAATGCATTTTCCAGTCCGATCTTCTGGGATCTCAATTAATGAATTAACCTAACAAATGATAAAATGAAAAGATATATAAGCAAATACACGACTATCGCACTGATTGCCTCCATAATAACCTCTTCCTGCACAAAGGAAGAGGGCGTATTTGCCGATGGCGGATCAAGCGGAATTGTAGAACTTCAGTTGCCTGCAAGATCAACGTCAACTATTTATTCCATTACAAGCCGCTCATTTGCTGCTCAGGATGTAGTTGATTTTCCGGTAACGCTAAACTATACCGGTGTAAACGGAACTCCGGAAGACGTAACGGTAAATGTAGAAGTTAATAATCTTGCAGTTACGCAATACAATACTGCGCTGAACACATCATACACACCACTTCCCCAGGAGCTCTACATTGTTGCAGCTAACAATGTCAGTATTCCCAAAGGAACAAAAACCGGTACTTTCCTGATCAAACTGAAAACCGCCTCATTTGATTTTACCAAATCATATGCATTGGGAGTAACGATCAGAACAGCATCATCAGGAACAGTAAGTGGTAACTATAGCACCGGGATTTATCGGGTAACAGCTAAAAATGCTTACGAAGGTGATTATAAAGTTACCGGCTGGTTTTTCCATCCTACAGCAGGGAGAGCAATAAATGTTGTTAAAAAACTGGTTACTACCGGTAAACAGAGTGTATCTGCTCCACTTGGAGATTTGGGAAGTTCAAATTATGCTATCGAATTTACAGTAGATGGCTCAAAACTTACAGGTTATAAAGCTTCTGGCGCTACACCAGGCGGATTAAACTCCGGTTTTTTCACTGCAGACCATCCTGAAGCAAGTGCAGCAGGTTGGATTAATAATCCAGCCAGTGCTGATCAGCCCGGACAGGGTCAGTGGAAGATATCTGGTTATAATAATTCATATGATGCAGCAACAGGTACTTTTAATCTGGCCTACGGTTATATAGGTTCAGGTGGCACAGGAGAATCAAGCTGGAGTCGTCAGGTTTACGAAAAATGGGTAAAACAATAATCCTGCTATCACTAATAGTATATTTTCTGGTCTCCGCATGTTCAAACGGAGGCCAGAAAATATCAGTTTATCCCAAAACAGGGATCGGTGAAAAGATCTATCTGAGTACAGTTACTATAGATGGAGCATACAAGAAAAAAGATTCAGCCATTGTGCTTGAAAATGGAAAAGAAATTACTTTTCATATCTATTCGGCAGAACAGCAGATTTATGCAATAAGTTCATCTTTCAATGACTTTACTGTGTTTTTTATTAATGATCAGGGAAATAAGACGATACATACTGATAGCTTTTCCAGAACATATAAAGTAAATGGATCTGCTGCTACAAACTCTCTGA
This portion of the Pedobacter lusitanus genome encodes:
- a CDS encoding DUF1735 domain-containing protein, yielding MKRYISKYTTIALIASIITSSCTKEEGVFADGGSSGIVELQLPARSTSTIYSITSRSFAAQDVVDFPVTLNYTGVNGTPEDVTVNVEVNNLAVTQYNTALNTSYTPLPQELYIVAANNVSIPKGTKTGTFLIKLKTASFDFTKSYALGVTIRTASSGTVSGNYSTGIYRVTAKNAYEGDYKVTGWFFHPTAGRAINVVKKLVTTGKQSVSAPLGDLGSSNYAIEFTVDGSKLTGYKASGATPGGLNSGFFTADHPEASAAGWINNPASADQPGQGQWKISGYNNSYDAATGTFNLAYGYIGSGGTGESSWSRQVYEKWVKQ
- a CDS encoding DUF4369 domain-containing protein, whose amino-acid sequence is MGKTIILLSLIVYFLVSACSNGGQKISVYPKTGIGEKIYLSTVTIDGAYKKKDSAIVLENGKEITFHIYSAEQQIYAISSSFNDFTVFFINDQGNKTIHTDSFSRTYKVNGSAATNSLIHFQKKQDALLKKICLIKDYTLSQLLKHRYNQNYINYADTVQNPVAFLIVNDKVDFGSDLNGLERFIKKAHKKFKGNRQFDQIYAHALNYLQQKKETRLITYQKKLYY